GGCTGTGCGCTTGTTGCAGAATTAGCGGGGAAAAGTCAGGGCTAGCCGGGCGAATCAGCCACACCTTGGTGTATGCTTCATCGCCCTATACCGATATCTCGGCTGGATCGGGCACCGGCGGAGACCAAGCCGAAATGTAGTCTGCACATCGCTGCTCCCAGAGGTTGCTAATAGGGGGCTCGGAAGATGTCAACCTTTTTGGACACGTGAATTTTAGTTAATGTAGTTTTGCCACCTCCTTGGCTGCACTCAGGGTGGGGAAGTTAACACCCGTTTCGGTCTCGATGCTGCCGTCCTCTCGATAGAGCGGGTTGATTGCCACCACTTGCGGCGGCAGTTTGATTCGCGGGCGCCCACCCACGAATCGTTCCGGATGCGCCTCGTATGCCGCGCTCATGACCGCCTCCCGTTGCGCAGCTAACTCTCGATAGCGCTGGGTGAACACCTGTGCTGGCGTGAACCCCTCCAAGGCACTGTGATGATGGCTGAAGTTGTACCACTCGAAGTAGTCTTGGCACCACTGCTCCGCATGCGCATAGTGCTCGAACCGTCCGGGGTAGTCGGGTTGATACTTCAGGGTTTTGAACTGGCTCTCACTGAAGGGGTTGTCATTGCTCACTCTCGGCCGGCTATGACTGGCCGTTGCTCCCATCTCACCGATGACCTCGAGGAAGCGCCGGGCAATCATGGGCGAGCCGCGGTCTTGGTGAATGGTCCGACCACCCAGCGCATGGGGATAGCGCGCCATCGCCTCGCGCATCAGTTGGTGCGACAGGGCGCTGTTCTCCTTGCACGACAGCATCCACGCCAAGGCGAAACGACTGAACAAATCGATAATCACGTACAGCGATAGGTAGACTCCCTTCTGGCTCAGCGCCAACTTGGTGATATCCCACGTCCAGACCTGATTCGGGGCGGTTGCCACCAGTCTGGGCACGGCATGCTTCTGTGCCGGTCGCTGCTGACGCCGCTCGCCACTTTGCCCCTGCTCCCGCAGCACACGGTACATCGTGCTGACCAAGCAGAAATAGCGACCGCGCTCCAGCAGCTCCATGTACACCTGAGACGGAGGCTGGTCGCAAAACTCCTCGCTGTTGAGGGTTGCTAACACCTGCGCTCGCTCGCTCGAGCTCAAGGCACGGGGTTGTCGCGGTTTCGGAGCTTCATCACCTTGACCGGTTGGTGCGACCCTTGAGGTCGCTTTGCCGGCATAAAAACTGCTGCGGTTCAGGTCCAGATGCTGGCAGGCCAGGCTCAAAGGTAGCCGCTCGGGCTTGTGGTCGCGGAGTATCTTCATGCGTCGCCCTCGCTCTCCTGGTGCGCGAGCATCGCCAAGGCTTTTTTTTGTAGGGCTAGGCAATCATCCTTGAGCTGGAGCTGATGCTCGAGTCGTTGAATCTTCTTCTCCAACGCGGCAATCTGGCGCTGCTCGCTGGTGAGTTGGGGTTTGGGACCTGGAGCTGTCTTGGACAGGGAGGCGATGCCGCCTTGCTCGCACTCGCGACGCCATTGCTGAATTTGGTTGTGGTAAAGCTTTTCGCGCCGCAGCAAACTCCCCAGTTCGCCGTGTTGGCAAGCGTTAGCTTCCTGGACAATCCGTAGCTTGTACTCGGCGCTGAAGGTGCGACGGGTCCGCTTCTCGAGGGCGGGCTCGGGTTTGACTTGGTTATCGGGCAGGGGGTCGGTGGCAGGCTTAGGCATGATGGTGTTCTCCAAGAGTAACCCGCCCTCAAATCTCTGTTATCTCTGCAAGTGTCTGTCTAGTCCCAGGTTGACACAGAGGGGGCTAGCCTGGATTATTCACGAAGATTTTGACGAAGCCTCAAACCCTTGCTCTGACTAGGCTCCAATGTACTTCGTATAGAAACGCACTGTCATTGAGCGAAAAAGTCTGCAAGCCTTGCACGGCAAAAGGTTTAGGGTCTCCGCATAAGAGTTCATGAATAATCCAGGCTAGAGCATCAGTGACAAGATAAGCAATCTCGCGATTTGTCAAGCCCCATATATGGAGTATTGAAAGGACATTGCTCCCAAACATGCTCTAGAGCCCCAAATGCTGGACTCGTAAGTACATTTGATTGCTAGGCTTGGATACCTTGCACAGCAGCATGTTCGGCATATCTGAAAAGTCCTTGACAAAGGGACTTCGGCCTTAACTTGTCACGGATGGGGCTAGAGAGACTCAACGCGCGCGCTAGCGCAAAGACCCAATCTTTCGGTGCGTATGTTCAAGCTCCGATAACGAGAGCGTTGAGCGTTTGCCTGCACGTAATGTGGGTGCCGGTGAGGTAATAGGGGGAGGTTAAAGTCAGCACCAGCAAGAGTTGAAATTTCTACCATGAAAGTTTTCAGCTCAGAACCTTATCTCAAGAAAGCGATAAAGCAACTTTCAAAATAAAATTGTGGAGACAGCTCAACAAGGATTCAGGCTTCGTGGCTGGAACTTCAGTTCTATGGACTAAACCTATGTACTAAAGTCAAGCTCAAGCATCGCCTCAAATGAAGAAATGTTTCAACGACTGGCATGCCTTGATGAATCTCAACTATAGTTAATAACTATCCAGTATATAACTTTGGAGTGACCATAATCTCTAACGCATCCTTAAGATTGAGGGGTGTTAGTCAAACAATTCAGTCAGAGGTTGACTGCTAAGGGTATGCCCAGCTATATAAAAGTCATGCCAGACTTACAAGAGCACCTCGGTTAATTCGCTCAAGACCGAAGGTCGGCACGGTAGCAAGAGCAATTCAGCCGCTGATGCGCCACAATCCAGAAATTTTTTGAGGTGCCCACAAGAAGGTTTCCCAGGTTTTTTCTGTCGCTATAGAGCATGTACAAAAAAACATGTCACCTGACTCTTCAAACAACTTCTCAAACTTCTGTCCTTATCTAGCTCTCTTTCAGGACTTTAGAGAAAACAATAAAAAGTGGCCGTATCTTCTGAAGAAAATTGAAAAGTCGAACTATTTAGGACCTTTTCGGGCAGTTCCTTAGGGTAGAGCTAACACCCAGTCTTGGTTTGTTAAGAATAACTTGATAAATTGTAATATTGGGTTGTGCTGGACAACCCCGGCTTCAGTGAGTGGTGATAATTAGGTGGAGTTTTATTGGCACATACCACCCTGGGCGCAACTCTCCAGTTTGCAAATGGAAAGTAAAGAGAAACTGGTTGACTGACAAAACTTCTGAGAAAACCGCATCGTGGGGGCTCCAGCTCCAGGAGGGCAGCACATCCAGAAGCATTTGCTGGCGGAGCTTCGGAGCTTCTTGGATCCTTCCCACAGCAGCCACTGCGATCACGGAGATCTCCAGGCATGAGGTGAAAACCGCTCCTGGAGGGAGTCCTGGTGATTCCGGGCAGACTTTTGTCAGTCAATCAGAAAGAGGGGTGGATATAACAAACGAGGGTAGATAGTTGATTGCTCTACAACAAAGAGTTCAAGAGCTCAATCTTACATAGGGAATAGACCATGAAAACCTTAGTCGAATATTTTCAAGAAGAAAGACAAGGACTTAAGAAAAAATTGAAGGAGGCATTAACGATTGAAAAAGTTGTGGAAATAGTCCGATATGAAATCAGCAAGCTTGCAGATATATCTGGTGATTATATTAACGGATTAACCCCTTTGCAAGGACGTGTTGCCATAGGGCAACTAACAGTGCTAAGCGTATCTCTTGAGCAGTTGGTTGTATTCAGAGAAAGTAGAGCATCAGAGTCCACAACGAAAAGAAATGAAGCTTCACCTTCACCATTCGGTAATGAAGAAAGCAAGGCAAGTATAGAGAGAGCTCTTGCAAGTACTTGGGGGAGCACTTTAGGAAGTACTGCTGCAACAGTCGGAACCGCATTTATAATAGGAACCGTGTCTAACTTTGCTATACCATTGTTGCTAGCTTCGGCAGCATTAGGGGGTGTGACTGTTGGGAGTATTGTAGAAATAGCTAAAGACCGTCAAAAAACTAGGCTATTAGACAAAAACAATGACCTAAAGATGGAAACCCCAGCACTTGATTTAATGGATGTTGAACATCTATTAACAGAGTTAGAAAAGCAACTAAAAGGGATTGATCGAGACATTTCCAAGTATAGTGAACCAAAGCCACCACCAGAACCAACGATAGAAAATCATCGTGACATTTTAGAATTTCTGCAAAATCTTATGGGCGATGCTCATTTTGAGAAAAGCTCACTTCCTGGTTATACGCGTAAACGAATTGATCAGCTTCCAACAATTTTAAGGAAGTATCAGATCAGAGCTGAGTTTTTTGAATTAAATCAAGGAGAGAAGCATCCAACCCAAGAACAAGAAGAAATGTTTGAGTTTGAACCCAGTCTCGATCCAAATATTAAAGATTATGTCACTCTTGTTCCTGCTCTGGTCAAAGAGGAGAATATGTTATCTCAAGGACGTGTCATCAAACCTGTCTCGAAAACAGTTGACAACAATGAGAGTTAGAATAAGTAAGTTGTAACGAATAGAACAAGCAAGATGTAACGAATTAAAGAAGACAGTTCGTTTTGGATGTGAATAATCAAGAGGTATACATCATGAGTGAAGAAAATATTGTCAAGGTCATAGGTTTTGATTTAGGGCATGGAGAGTTTTCATTGACAGAGGTTTCGATGCAATTGGGGCAAGAGCCGCAAACCATCGAAATCAACAATAAAGCTTCTCAAATTACTGCTGTCGGCAAAAACAAGGATGGTAAGACAATAATTGGAAATAGTGCGATCATGCAAAGGGATATGCAAAGCTTTGATATTTGTTTTAAACAAAATCCTCTGACTAGCTCGGAGTCAAACAAAAGATCTATTCATGACTTTGTTAAAGCAGTCTACAAAAAGTTGATTGAGGGTCGATATGTTGAAGATCCTAGCAACACCTATTTCTTTGTTGGTTGTCCTTCAGGTTGGCAAGCAGAAGCAGTAAGAGATTATCAGATGATGATGATTGAAGCTATGCTTAAAAACGTGACTATAGTTAGAGAATCTCGTGCAGCTCTGATGCACGCTAAAGAAATCAAGAAAATTAGACCATCTGAATTGACCAAGTCGGTTCTAGTCATTGATATTGGCTCATCTACGACGGATTTTACTTGGGTAATAAACGAAAATGATAACCCCATAGACTATGGCAAAAATCTAGGGGCTTCGCTTATTGACAAAGCAATTTTTGAACGGACTCTAAATGCTCATGCTCAAAGAGCAGAGTTAGAGGTAATCTTTAAGCAATATCCTGTATACCTGCGTCGTTGTGAATTTGCTTGCCGTATTAATAAAGAAGTGTATTTTCAAAATCCTGATGCTTATGCATATGGCGATACTGATGTTACAGCAGCTTATGAACATGTCCAACGTATGTACGAATTTATGCCAAAAGTCAATGGTCCAATAATGGAAGAAATACTTAATGAATCGATGCAAGAACTGGGAGGAAAAAGCTGGAAATCCACCTTCAGAGATCATTTGCGTGCAGTAAAACAAGAGTTAGAGTATCGACAGATTGAGCCGAGTAAAATTCTGCTCACAGGTGGCGCCTCCAGAATGGACTTTATTACTACTATATGTGATAACATTTTTCCCGATTCACCTTGGATAAGAGATGTCGAACCTGAATTTGCTATTGCTAGAGGGCTAGCTCGTTGGGGGCGAATTGATATCAACACAAAAAGTTTTAGCAATGAAGCTAATCAAATCCTTGATCGCGATTTAAGTGGTATTGTGGAAAAACACATTGAAACCTTACTCGAAAATCAAGCAAAAAAAATAGCGGCTGGTGCTGTTAATAAAGGACTAAAACCATTACTAATTCAATGGCGTGACAACGAAATTTCAACATTAGAAGAGCTTGAATCTAAAGTCAATCAAGAAATAGAAGACTGGTTAAATGGAGTTGAAGCAAGCGATATCATCACATCGGAACTAAATAATTGGTTACCCATTGTTAGCAAAGAAGTAGAAGATCGGCTTTCCGATCTATATGAGGAATATGCCCTCAGTAGAGCTGCCTTGGGCATAACTAAATTTCAACTTAACCCCAAAACTGAAGAAATCTCAAGCTCGATCTTTATTAAAGAGGCAGTTATTGATATCGATACTCAAACATACACCCATGGAGTTGGGACTGGGGCTGCCCTAGGAGGAGCATTGGGAGCTATAGGTGGAGGTGGGGTTGTTGCTTTGATTACGGCAGAGATACTTGCAGGACCTGTGGGATGGGCTGCTTTGGGTGTCGGTTTGCTTGGTGCAGCTTTGGGCGCAAGCGCAAATGCTAAAACAGTGACCCAAGTGACTAAACAAGAAAGAAGAGATTTGTCTGAGCAAGATATTGACGAAGAGGTAAAGAAACAGAGAGAGCATTTATCTCAAGAACTTCAAAAAAGATTTAGCGTCGATTCAGAGCTAAAGAAACAGCTGCTGCAAAAAATGAGCCGGGTTCTAGAGGATGCCATAAAAGAAAAGGTGGATAAGGCTAGATTACTGATTGCTAGTGATGATATCTAGACCGCATCAAGCTCCCCACATTTCCATTCAACCAAACAGCATTAATTTAATGTAATGATTGAAAGTGAGTTGTCTCCGCCTCAACTGGAACTAGCAATGGCAAATGCCATATCAATTTCTTTGCTATACACCTTGGGGCGGAAATATTTAGATATTCCATTAGATAAGGGCAAATATATTCGACCAGAATCGCCTCTAGCACGAAGCAGTGAAAGCTTTGATGGTATAGAGTTTTTACGGTTAGAAATGGTGGGTGACTCTAGTGATTCTTTATTCAATGACCCATTGATGGCTTTGCAAACAGCTTTAGCCTCTTGCCATCACCCCAAACATTGCACATTAATTTTTATTGTTTCTAGTGATGGAAATAATACTCACATTTACTTAGGTATTCGTCGTAGTGATCATACTGACTATCTAACCAAAGATTTCGTCAAGAATGTGGGTAATTTCCTGGAAGGAAATTGGTCTGGCACAAAGCTTGTTCCATGTTATCCAGAAAGCTCAGAATTTCAAACTCGTATTATCAATCCTTTAAACAAAAACTTGAGGTATATTAATGCTTTAACAGGGATTCCTTCCCTGAAAGCAGGGGAAAATCCTGGTTATCCTCAAAGCTTGGATCGTTTGATTACTGGGTTACGTGGCTCACCGTTTATGTACATGATTGTAGCTGAGCCAATGGACCAAGGAGATGTCAATCAGGCGATTCATCAACTCCGAGAATTAATGGGAAGAGTGCATTCTCTAAGTAAGGTTACTTCGAATGAAACCTTTTCTGAAAATATCTCCGAAGCCCTGGGAAGAACAGAAAGTTTTGGGAAATCAGTCGCTGATGGAATAAATTTCAATGAAGCTCAATCAGATCAAAAAATTAAGGATATCATTAATTTGGTCAGCGCTGGGACTCTTGCTGTCGGAGCATTCTTTCCTCCTGCCGAGTTACTGATTGAAGTAGGCTTAGGCGCTTTGCTCCTTAAGGATTTTACACCAACGAAACAAAAATCTTCGGGGATGAGCTCAACAATTACTGATAGTTTTGGTGAAAGCCTCTCTACAACAACTACCTTGGGAAAAGGTTTGGCACGGGCTTTTGGTCGGGAGTATATCAATACTCATGCTGAGGCAGCAAAAAGAATAGTTGAGAGGTACTTGAATCGCTTTGAGGAATCTCGTGCCTTAGGGTGTTGGAATGTAGGTATTTACTTGTTGGCTGAAGAGCCGAATGTTGCACAGCAAGGAGCTATCCAACTCAAAGCTTTACTGAGTGGTGAACAAAGCTTTTTTGAACCGATCCGTGTTCACAATCTGAGCCCAGGAAATGGAGAGGGGTGGAGACATGCCGTTCGCAAAGCTTTGCAGGAGTTTTGCCAACCTAGTTTAACACTTGTAACGCCTAATAATCAAACCCCCCTTGTCCATCCTCTCGGCACCCCTTTTAACCATCTAACAACACCACTGAATGTTAAAGAGTTGGCATTACTTGTTAACATCCCTCAACGAGAAATACCTGGTGTAAAAGTGATGGCTAGCGCTAGTTTTAGCCTCAATCCTCCAACTATCGAGGACAATGATATTATTTTGGGGTATTTATTAGAAGGCGGCAAACAAACAGGTTTAAACTATGGCATTCCCAAAAAAACCTTGGCAAAGCATGGCTTGGTCACTGGAATTACTGGGAGCGGAAAAACAAGCACTTGCCAGAAGCTTTTGAGTGAGTTACACCAAGAAAAGATTCCTCTATTAGTTATCGAGCCTGCCAAAACAGAGTATGTTGACTGGGCAATGGAGCTAAACAAAACCTTGCCGCAAGAAAAACATATTGCAGTTTATATGCCTGGTGTTAAGACTTGGCGTGGCATTGTGCTAAAAGAACAACTGGTTCTTAACCCTTTTGATGTTGTCTGGCTGCATAATAATACTCCTCAGGTTCTACCTCACATTGATCGGCTAAAGTCTATTTTAAATGCTGCTTTTCCCATGCAGGAAGTCTTACCTATCATTCTTGAAGAGCTGATATTTGATGCCTACAATCACCATGGATGGCTAGATGATGAGTTGCCGCCTCTTAGTACCTCTCGCCCAACCTTCAGTCAATTGCGAAATAAAGTAGGAGATGTTGTCAAAAGTTTGGGATATGAAACAAAAATAACTGCTAATCTCACTGCTGCTTTGACGGCCCGCATACAGAGTTTTCGTCGAGGATGGAAAAAGCAATTATTTGATCGGACTCCATCGACTAAATGGAACAAGATTTTTGATCGTCCAGCAATCATAAACCTTTCTCATCTGGGAGATGATGCTGACAAAGCCTTTACTATGGCAATTCTATTGAATTTCCTTTACGAATACCGCCAAGCTCAATATGAGTTAGGGATTAAACAGCAACCTCTCTTTCATTTAACAGTAATCGAAGAAGCTCATCGAATTCTATCAAATGTTAGGGCGAGTTCTTTAGAGCAAGCAAGCCCCCAAGGCAAAGTAGCTGAGATGTTTTCCAATATTCTTTCAGAAATCCGCGCATATGGTGAAGGGTTTCTGATCGTAGATCAAGTACCATCTCGACTTATTCCTGACGTTGTTAAAAACACTAATCTTAAGATTGTCCACCGCTTAGTTGCTTCTGATGACCGAGATTCTATGAGTACTGCAATGGCACTAACTTTAGAACAAACAAACATAATAAATCGCTTGCGTCCAGGACAATCAATCATCTATGGAGAACAAGACGACTTGGCAGCTTGGGTGCAAATATCTAAGTGATTTTTCTGTTTGTTATTGAATGAAAGTAGTAGAGGGCTTAATGGCTTATTCTTGGGAAAACGAAGGTCAAAACTTAGAAGCAAACTCGGCAGAACTATCAGAGCCTCTCACCTTGTCCATTGAGGAAGGTGTTGAGAGGCTTGGTTCTTCTGAAATCAGTCAGTTTGAAGCTGGTGAGTTGATCGTAAACGCAGAGATTGCTGAATACCTCAATACTTTACCTCCTACTCACCTGGAAAATATTTGTACCATCAAGTATGAGCCCAAACCTAAGTCTGAATCTTCAGCTGAAATCAAAGGCACCATCAAGTTAAGGCTGCCTGGTATTGAAGGATGGGTATCAGCAAAATCATCCCCAGAACAATCGGTAGAAAGTTTTCGCGAAAATCTTACATATGAAGTAGGTTTAAAAGTCTATTTTGATGTTCTAGTAACTAGACTAGAACTCGAAGCCAAATGGTCAGATATACATCACAGGAGTTTGGAACAATTCGTCAAGGGTGGATTTGGTTTGATCTCTGAACGTAGTCTGCAAGGCAAGGCTGAGGACTTTGCGGAAACATATACTGTATACAGATTAGACTCTGATAAACTTCTAGCTTGCAGTAATGAGAAGTATGAATTTATGAGAGAGGAAATATTTTATGGTCGTGAATACCATTCTTGACTATGAGAAGGTGGTAGGTAAGGATTCAGGTGCGGAAGATGTCAACCTTTTTGGACACGTGAATTTCAGTTAATGTAGTTTTGCCACCTCCTTGGCTGCACTCAGGGTGGGGAAGTTAACACCCGTTTCGGTTTCGATGCTGCCCTCCTCTTCTCGAGGGCGGGCTCGGGTTTGACTTGGTTATCGGGCAGGGGGTCGGTGGCAGGCTTAGGCATGATGGTGTTCTCCAAGAGTAACCCGCCCTCAAATCTCTGTTATCTCTGCAAGTGTCTGTCTAGTCCCAGGTTGACACAGAGGGGGGAGGTCTAGGTTAGCATGTTTCAAAATAGCTATTTTTCGACTTTACAAGCTTTCGATGTACTATGATCTAACACTCTTCTAGTTTAGGTAAGTCCCCCCTGTTGGAAACGCAAACACTGATCGCGTTTGGTCTTGAAGCTCGAACGTGGTATAGATCTTCAAGCAGTTGAGTCTGGGAATCACCGTCTCATTTCTGATATCCTGGAGCAGTCGAACAAGCAGCTAGTTGGAGAGTTTAGATGAAGCAATCCTCTCCTCATCAAGTTGCTTGAAATTTTGGAGTACAAACTGTTATGCTCGGCGCAGCTGCAATCCCACAATTTAATATCCAAGAAGTGTTTATCTTTGAGGGTGAAGAGAACCAAGTTTCGCAAACTATAAATCAAACTATATTCTTTTTAGGGGTTACACCATCAGCTCTAGAGAGTTCACCACTGGCCCAGTTCTTTATCCAAGACGAGTTTGACTTGGGCAACGAAAACCAGATCGAACAAGGGATCGAACAAACAGCACCGGTTATTCCACTATTCCCAAATCGACTGGATAGCGATATTTCAGATCCCTTCTCTTTGGAAGTCGATCGCTTTCTAAATGCGGATGAAAGCCTAGACTCCTTACAGTTTGTCTCCCAGGAAGCGGATGTATTAGGAAACGAGAATGAGGTCGTTCAGGAAACTCAGCAAGAGTTGGTCATTCCTTTCGCGATCGATCTCGGGCTGGCCAACGGATCGAACGACTTCTTGGATGGAGGAATCGAAGACTTAGCGGCAACGATCTCGGACTCTGGAGTTCTCGACGCACTTCAGTTCGGCATCCAAGAGATCCTTATTGAAGGAGACGGAAACGTCATCCGGCAGCAGATCGATCAAATACTTATATCCCTTATTGTCTTAGACGAAGCAGACATTGCAAGCTTGTCCGAATCCGCGGGCAGTCCCACCCAGTTTGCCATTCAAGAAACATTTGCTGGTGAAGAGGCAGGGCTGGCGAATGATAACGCGATCGCGCAAAGTGGCACGCAAACGATTTTCTTCGAACCCCTTGGGGTCGCTGGCGAGATCGAAACTAGCACGGGCCGCGAGTTAAATGATGCCGAATTGGACATCGACAACTTTATTGCCACTATTCTAGGCCAAACCCAAATAGACTCGGTTCAAACAACCGCTCAACGCGCGACCCCAACCGGAAATGGCAGCCAGCAGGTGCAAGAAGCCAACCAAGAGTTGATTGTTGAGGGTCCCAAGCCACTGGTATTTGGTACGTTAGCGAATGATGATATCGAGCCGGGCCGGAACCTTGACGTCAACGGCTTCGGCGATTTCGTCTTCGCAGGCAGCGGTGCAGACTTAATCGATCTCACGGGGGTATCCCCAGAGGTCGAGCGGCTAGATTTCTTAGATATTCCCAGCAACATGCGCCTCTTTGGGGGGTCTGGCGATGACGAGATATTCACTAATAGCGGCGATCGCGCTTTCGGCGGCAGCGGCAACGATATCCTCGACGCCTCCGCCGGGAGCGGCGGGAACCGTCTCTACGGTGGGGACGGTTCGGACACCCTGATCGGATTGAATGACGATCGCCTGCTTGGCGGTGCTGGAGACGATCGTCTCTTCGTTGTCGGCACGGGCGACAACCTCCTCACTGGCGGCCCCGGCCGCGATCGCTTCTGGATCGCGAATGCGGCACTCCCCACTGCACCTAGCACGATTACTGACTTCACTGTAGATGTAGATGAAATCGGGATTGGTGGCTTGGGTATTGGCTTTAGCGACCTCAGCTTGCGCCAGGAGGGCGAGAACGTCGCGATCGGCGCTCTCGGGCAAGATTTGGCAGTCTTACTCAATAGCGAGCTTGACGCTCTCAATGCGAGTGCATTTACTTTTGAAAACTAGTGCGATCGTGACTTGGAGAATTCCGCTATTCCTTCCAAAGCAAGCTGAAAGGCACCTCATTGCTTTAGAAAACGCTTACGGAATAACAAGCGTCTACTTCAGGTACAGCTATCGTCAGTGAAACCGATCTCACTCGGCTCTACGGCAAAAACGTACATCAAGAACTTGCTCTATCCGCTTGTTTCTGATGAATTTGACAAGAAGCCTCCTGCTAGGCAACCAGTAAACTCTCTTTTCCTTTAAGAGTGACGGGAGGATCCTCTGAGCTGCCGTCAATACTTTGCAATAACTCCAGCATCAGAGGTTCAGTCCTTGCTGACTGACACAAGTGCCTCAAGCCATGCAAGCTTGTGGCGAGATTTTAGGGGTCTCAGGAGTTGTGTCAGTCAGCCGGGGGTTTGACTTGGATAAGCAGGCTCTTGCCAAAATAGGGTTTGCTGAAAAAGTCCACAAAACGAATTTAGGAGGCAGAGAGCTTATGGAATCTGGCTTTTACCATCTAGCCCCAGCTTTTTGCCTCGGATTCTCGGCCCAAGTGCAAGGGTTTTGAGGCTCTGGTGCCTATAACCTTGCACTTTTCTGGAATAGAAAACGCTGAGATCCTTTCATTGCATGGATTCCAGCCTTTTTCAGCAAGCCCAAAATAGCTTCAGTGCCTATAGAAAAGTGGCGATTTTGTCAACGATCTGGATCGCCATTTGAACCCGTGGCGATCGCTTCGTTTAGATTCCAACCCTAAGAAATTGCTCGATCCCTTGTTTGTAGGGGACAAAACTTTTCTGCAAAGGTCGATGAGTTATTCGGACATCCCTATTACCTAAATCAACGAAGGGGTTTCTTGAAACATCGTTGCTAGTTTTTGATGCAAGTTTGTAGACTGCTTCCAGTTGCGAACAAAGCTCGCTCGTTCGGCTAGCGAGGGCAACATCTGCTCTAGCTCACAATCACTAAACGAAGTGGAGAAAACCATGAAAAAGCTCGCCCTTGGACTTATGACGCTGGCAACGGTCGGATTGACTGCAACCCCTGCATTGGCTGGGGGAGGTGACAGCGGTACCGTTCAAACAACGACCCAAGAATCGATTGTGACCGGTGACGGAAACACGACCTATCAGCGCAGCGAGCAAATTCAACAAAGCGTGCGCGATCGCTCTAGCGGTGACAGTGCTGTTATCCAGGATGCTTATCAATCCTGCGACGTTTATGGTAACAGTAGCACTTGCGTACAAGAGCAGCGACAAATCGATCGGCGCGCGCGCACCAGCCGCAAACGTTCTCGCTCTCGCTAGAAAGATTAAACTGCCTTCGAAGCAGGACGCTTGATTCTCTCCTCGCGATCGCGAATAGAAAGAAATGCGTGCTTGATGGCACGCAGACTGGGAGACGGTGGCAGATAGAACGAGACAGTTTTCTCGGACTTAATTCTGCCACCTTCCTTCAGATTAGACTTGCCCAGGAGTTTGAGTAAGATATTCCACGAAGGATTGAAATTGATGAAGTAACATGCCGCTCTATAAACAATTTCTGTTCCCGCTCGCAGTGGCAGTTTTGGCCACTGGAGCGCAAGTCAGTGCCAGCGAGATCGATATTGAAGCGGGTGACGTCAGAATCAGCATCGATGGTAATAGCAGTACGATCGACACCGGGAACACGCGGGTGGGTTCTCCCACACCGCCATCCCATCGCCGTTTGC
The sequence above is drawn from the Rubidibacter lacunae KORDI 51-2 genome and encodes:
- a CDS encoding IS3 family transposase is translated as MKILRDHKPERLPLSLACQHLDLNRSSFYAGKATSRVAPTGQGDEAPKPRQPRALSSSERAQVLATLNSEEFCDQPPSQVYMELLERGRYFCLVSTMYRVLREQGQSGERRQQRPAQKHAVPRLVATAPNQVWTWDITKLALSQKGVYLSLYVIIDLFSRFALAWMLSCKENSALSHQLMREAMARYPHALGGRTIHQDRGSPMIARRFLEVIGEMGATASHSRPRVSNDNPFSESQFKTLKYQPDYPGRFEHYAHAEQWCQDYFEWYNFSHHHSALEGFTPAQVFTQRYRELAAQREAVMSAAYEAHPERFVGGRPRIKLPPQVVAINPLYREDGSIETETGVNFPTLSAAKEVAKLH
- a CDS encoding transposase: MPKPATDPLPDNQVKPEPALEKRTRRTFSAEYKLRIVQEANACQHGELGSLLRREKLYHNQIQQWRRECEQGGIASLSKTAPGPKPQLTSEQRQIAALEKKIQRLEHQLQLKDDCLALQKKALAMLAHQESEGDA
- a CDS encoding Hsp70 family protein, encoding MSEENIVKVIGFDLGHGEFSLTEVSMQLGQEPQTIEINNKASQITAVGKNKDGKTIIGNSAIMQRDMQSFDICFKQNPLTSSESNKRSIHDFVKAVYKKLIEGRYVEDPSNTYFFVGCPSGWQAEAVRDYQMMMIEAMLKNVTIVRESRAALMHAKEIKKIRPSELTKSVLVIDIGSSTTDFTWVINENDNPIDYGKNLGASLIDKAIFERTLNAHAQRAELEVIFKQYPVYLRRCEFACRINKEVYFQNPDAYAYGDTDVTAAYEHVQRMYEFMPKVNGPIMEEILNESMQELGGKSWKSTFRDHLRAVKQELEYRQIEPSKILLTGGASRMDFITTICDNIFPDSPWIRDVEPEFAIARGLARWGRIDINTKSFSNEANQILDRDLSGIVEKHIETLLENQAKKIAAGAVNKGLKPLLIQWRDNEISTLEELESKVNQEIEDWLNGVEASDIITSELNNWLPIVSKEVEDRLSDLYEEYALSRAALGITKFQLNPKTEEISSSIFIKEAVIDIDTQTYTHGVGTGAALGGALGAIGGGGVVALITAEILAGPVGWAALGVGLLGAALGASANAKTVTQVTKQERRDLSEQDIDEEVKKQREHLSQELQKRFSVDSELKKQLLQKMSRVLEDAIKEKVDKARLLIASDDI
- a CDS encoding ATP-binding protein; this translates as MIESELSPPQLELAMANAISISLLYTLGRKYLDIPLDKGKYIRPESPLARSSESFDGIEFLRLEMVGDSSDSLFNDPLMALQTALASCHHPKHCTLIFIVSSDGNNTHIYLGIRRSDHTDYLTKDFVKNVGNFLEGNWSGTKLVPCYPESSEFQTRIINPLNKNLRYINALTGIPSLKAGENPGYPQSLDRLITGLRGSPFMYMIVAEPMDQGDVNQAIHQLRELMGRVHSLSKVTSNETFSENISEALGRTESFGKSVADGINFNEAQSDQKIKDIINLVSAGTLAVGAFFPPAELLIEVGLGALLLKDFTPTKQKSSGMSSTITDSFGESLSTTTTLGKGLARAFGREYINTHAEAAKRIVERYLNRFEESRALGCWNVGIYLLAEEPNVAQQGAIQLKALLSGEQSFFEPIRVHNLSPGNGEGWRHAVRKALQEFCQPSLTLVTPNNQTPLVHPLGTPFNHLTTPLNVKELALLVNIPQREIPGVKVMASASFSLNPPTIEDNDIILGYLLEGGKQTGLNYGIPKKTLAKHGLVTGITGSGKTSTCQKLLSELHQEKIPLLVIEPAKTEYVDWAMELNKTLPQEKHIAVYMPGVKTWRGIVLKEQLVLNPFDVVWLHNNTPQVLPHIDRLKSILNAAFPMQEVLPIILEELIFDAYNHHGWLDDELPPLSTSRPTFSQLRNKVGDVVKSLGYETKITANLTAALTARIQSFRRGWKKQLFDRTPSTKWNKIFDRPAIINLSHLGDDADKAFTMAILLNFLYEYRQAQYELGIKQQPLFHLTVIEEAHRILSNVRASSLEQASPQGKVAEMFSNILSEIRAYGEGFLIVDQVPSRLIPDVVKNTNLKIVHRLVASDDRDSMSTAMALTLEQTNIINRLRPGQSIIYGEQDDLAAWVQISK